A stretch of Amycolatopsis balhimycina FH 1894 DNA encodes these proteins:
- a CDS encoding alpha-L-arabinofuranosidase B yields the protein MSQRRDSRNVSANTRPRIVLLLAAAAALVLASLTTASTASAATSLPCDIYGAAGTPCVAAHSTTRALYAAYNGPLYQVQRASDSARTTIGLLAAGGYANAAAQDSFCAGTTCIITEIYDQSPRHNDLTIEGPGGAGGQDTGVPADALPVTAGGHQVYGASFSGRMGYRDNTTSGVAVNGQPEGMYMITSGTHVNDRCCFDYGNAETNNLDTGNGHMDALNFGTECWFQPCNGTGPWVQADLENGLFQSSAGGSQNTANTGTKFPFVTALLKNNGQNFFALKDGNAQSGSLRTTYSGPEPTTGSGYAPMHQEGAIVLGTGGDNSNGSIGSFFEGVMTAGLPTDAADNAVQANVVSVGYGGPTGTTGSLTPGSEISVRATTACCTGDYLRHQNDSAVLSPVSSGSSALDKSDATWIVRKGLADASCVSFESRNYPGDFLRHFNFKVQRQPMDGSAAFRADATFCPVAGKNGQGTSFRSYNYPAKYLRHFNFSVYIADTSGTNAWDSATSYNDDTSWVAGQPWAP from the coding sequence ATGTCTCAACGACGAGACTCCCGAAATGTTAGCGCTAACACTCGACCGAGGATCGTGCTCCTGCTGGCCGCGGCGGCGGCGCTGGTGCTCGCGAGCCTCACGACCGCGTCGACGGCTTCGGCCGCGACGTCGCTGCCGTGCGACATCTACGGGGCCGCGGGGACGCCGTGCGTCGCCGCGCACAGCACGACACGTGCCCTCTACGCCGCCTACAACGGCCCGCTGTACCAGGTCCAGCGCGCTTCCGACAGCGCGCGCACCACCATCGGCCTGCTGGCCGCCGGCGGCTACGCGAACGCGGCCGCCCAAGACTCCTTCTGCGCCGGCACGACCTGCATCATCACCGAGATCTACGACCAGTCGCCGCGGCACAACGACCTGACGATCGAAGGTCCCGGCGGCGCGGGTGGCCAGGACACCGGCGTGCCCGCGGACGCTCTGCCCGTGACGGCGGGCGGCCACCAGGTCTACGGCGCGTCCTTCTCCGGCCGGATGGGGTACCGCGACAACACGACGTCCGGCGTCGCCGTCAACGGCCAGCCCGAGGGCATGTACATGATCACCTCCGGGACCCACGTCAACGATCGCTGCTGCTTCGACTACGGCAACGCCGAGACGAACAACCTGGACACCGGCAACGGCCACATGGACGCGCTCAACTTCGGCACCGAGTGCTGGTTCCAGCCCTGCAACGGCACGGGCCCGTGGGTGCAGGCCGACCTCGAGAACGGCCTGTTCCAGTCGAGCGCCGGCGGCAGCCAGAACACCGCGAACACCGGGACGAAGTTCCCGTTCGTCACGGCTTTGCTGAAGAACAACGGCCAGAACTTCTTCGCGCTCAAGGACGGCAACGCGCAGTCCGGCTCGCTCAGGACGACGTACTCCGGTCCGGAACCCACGACGGGATCCGGGTACGCGCCGATGCACCAGGAGGGCGCGATCGTCCTGGGCACCGGCGGCGACAACAGCAACGGCTCGATCGGGTCGTTCTTCGAAGGCGTGATGACCGCGGGGCTGCCGACCGACGCGGCGGACAACGCGGTCCAGGCGAACGTCGTGTCGGTCGGCTACGGCGGCCCGACGGGGACGACCGGGTCGCTGACGCCGGGTTCGGAGATCTCGGTGCGCGCGACCACCGCGTGCTGCACCGGTGACTACCTCCGGCACCAGAACGACAGCGCGGTGCTCTCGCCCGTCTCCTCCGGAAGCTCCGCTTTGGACAAGAGCGACGCCACCTGGATCGTCCGGAAGGGACTCGCCGACGCCTCCTGCGTGTCGTTCGAATCCCGCAACTACCCCGGGGACTTCCTGCGCCACTTCAACTTCAAGGTGCAGCGGCAGCCGATGGACGGCAGCGCGGCCTTCCGCGCCGACGCGACGTTCTGCCCGGTCGCCGGGAAGAACGGGCAGGGCACGTCGTTCCGGTCCTACAACTACCCCGCGAAGTACCTGCGGCACTTCAACTTCAGCGTCTACATCGCCGACACGAGCGGCACGAACGCCTGGGACAGCGCGACGTCCTACAACGACGACACCAGCTGGGTCGCCGGTCAGCCCTGGGCGCCGTGA
- a CDS encoding DJ-1/PfpI family protein, with product MRTVLKWFALVLVVLAVPAVGATLSAFAAVGALYSPGPQRPVPAPAAAPHDPAKPTAVVVVGDRGAVVSDVLAPYEVLAASGRFNVYTAAPHREPKPLTGGLDLVPDFSFDDLAARLGPEPPDLVVVPALPDLGEPSTEPVKAWLRAQAARGAKLLGVCNGGGVLASAGLLDGRPATAHWLKLETFADDYPAVHWARGQRFVDDGDVVTTAGILSGIDGTLHWVERLAGRDVAAGVAKAIGWRHYGTAVPVTPPAGMPDAAAIVNAGFRWHPDEVGVLLTNGVGEIELGSVFDTQGQSLSSRTLAVSADGGPVRSRHGLAFVPRASLAAAPDLDRLLVPGATRGVTSPPGVPAPEYVHDRPGFAYDTAVSGLARSTDVATARWTAKVLELPAGGIVFEGRAWPWLPTALPIALILLGAAAVAVVIRLRRRHGAQG from the coding sequence ATGCGTACCGTCCTGAAGTGGTTCGCCCTGGTCCTCGTCGTGCTCGCGGTCCCCGCCGTGGGCGCCACCCTCTCCGCGTTCGCGGCGGTCGGCGCCCTCTACTCCCCCGGCCCGCAGCGGCCCGTCCCCGCTCCGGCGGCGGCTCCCCACGACCCGGCCAAGCCGACCGCGGTGGTCGTCGTGGGCGACCGGGGTGCCGTCGTCTCGGACGTCCTCGCGCCGTACGAGGTCCTCGCCGCGAGCGGCCGGTTCAACGTCTACACGGCCGCGCCGCACCGCGAGCCGAAGCCGCTGACCGGCGGCCTCGACCTGGTGCCGGACTTCAGTTTCGACGACCTCGCCGCCCGGCTCGGCCCGGAACCGCCGGACCTCGTCGTCGTCCCGGCGCTCCCGGACCTCGGCGAGCCGAGTACCGAGCCGGTCAAGGCGTGGCTGCGCGCGCAGGCCGCCCGCGGCGCGAAGCTGCTGGGCGTCTGCAACGGCGGCGGCGTGCTCGCCTCCGCCGGCCTGCTCGACGGACGTCCTGCCACCGCGCACTGGCTGAAGCTCGAGACGTTCGCGGACGACTACCCCGCCGTGCACTGGGCGCGGGGACAGCGGTTCGTCGACGACGGCGACGTCGTCACCACCGCCGGGATCCTCTCCGGCATCGACGGCACCCTGCACTGGGTCGAGCGGCTGGCCGGCCGCGACGTGGCGGCCGGCGTCGCGAAGGCGATCGGCTGGCGGCACTACGGCACCGCGGTGCCGGTGACGCCGCCGGCCGGGATGCCGGACGCGGCCGCGATCGTCAACGCCGGCTTCCGCTGGCACCCGGACGAGGTCGGCGTGCTGCTCACGAACGGCGTCGGCGAGATCGAGCTGGGCTCGGTCTTCGACACCCAGGGCCAGTCCCTGTCCTCACGCACGCTCGCCGTGAGCGCCGACGGCGGCCCGGTCCGGTCGCGGCACGGGCTGGCTTTCGTGCCCCGCGCGAGCCTGGCCGCCGCACCGGACCTCGACCGGCTGCTGGTACCGGGCGCGACGCGCGGAGTCACGTCACCGCCCGGCGTGCCTGCCCCGGAGTACGTCCACGACCGGCCCGGCTTCGCCTACGACACCGCGGTGAGCGGGCTCGCGCGCAGCACCGACGTCGCCACCGCCCGGTGGACGGCGAAGGTGCTGGAACTGCCCGCCGGCGGCATCGTGTTCGAAGGCCGGGCCTGGCCGTGGCTGCCCACGGCGCTGCCGATCGCCCTGATCCTGCTCGGGGCGGCGGCAGTCGCCGTGGTGATCCGGCTCAGGAGGCGTCACGGCGCCCAGGGCTGA
- a CDS encoding sensor histidine kinase, translating into MNRALGVLTGGAFLSIVFGVLGSGKPVPGLVLGAVFAVLGTLGFAWVRDRPGPLWAAGYAVVQLPLAFVIFTIDAGVGATLFLVVLVSQCVLLRLPRPAIALVIAVVPLVHLGMSLGDGLREGIGTLMSVLFAAIITELLLREQRSRGELAEAHEKLRDFAAQAERLATAQERNRVARDIHDGLGHSLTVVQMQVKAARAVLPTDPAKADEVLSKAQEQAENALAEVRRSVRALREPRSTPLPEALRALVEETAATGVPAQLSVSGTERPLPGEQREALYRAAQEGLTNIRKHAAAGRADVELDYAESTVRVSVRDDGVGAGVGTDGTTTGYGLLGLRERAEHLGGEVAFTSTPGHGSALSMEIPG; encoded by the coding sequence ATGAACCGGGCGCTCGGGGTGCTGACCGGCGGCGCCTTCCTGTCGATCGTGTTCGGGGTCCTCGGCTCCGGGAAACCCGTGCCCGGCCTCGTGCTCGGCGCGGTGTTCGCCGTGCTCGGCACGCTCGGCTTCGCCTGGGTCCGCGACCGCCCCGGTCCGTTGTGGGCCGCCGGCTACGCCGTGGTCCAGCTGCCGCTGGCGTTCGTGATCTTCACGATCGACGCCGGTGTCGGGGCGACGCTGTTCCTCGTCGTCCTGGTCAGCCAGTGCGTGCTGCTGCGGCTGCCCCGGCCGGCGATCGCGCTGGTCATCGCGGTCGTGCCGCTCGTGCACCTCGGGATGTCGCTCGGCGACGGGCTGCGGGAAGGCATCGGCACGCTCATGTCGGTGCTGTTCGCGGCCATCATCACCGAACTGCTGCTGCGCGAACAACGCTCGCGCGGCGAACTCGCCGAGGCGCACGAGAAGCTGCGGGACTTCGCCGCGCAGGCGGAACGGCTGGCGACGGCGCAGGAACGCAACCGCGTCGCCCGGGACATCCACGACGGGCTCGGGCATTCGCTCACCGTCGTCCAGATGCAGGTGAAGGCCGCGCGAGCGGTCCTGCCGACCGATCCCGCCAAGGCCGACGAAGTCCTGTCCAAGGCGCAGGAACAGGCCGAGAACGCGCTGGCCGAGGTACGCCGCTCGGTGCGGGCGCTGCGCGAACCGCGGTCGACGCCGTTGCCGGAAGCACTCCGGGCGCTCGTCGAAGAGACGGCCGCGACGGGTGTCCCGGCGCAGCTGTCGGTTTCCGGCACCGAACGTCCCCTCCCGGGCGAACAGCGCGAAGCGCTCTACCGGGCGGCGCAGGAAGGCCTGACGAACATCCGCAAGCACGCCGCCGCCGGGCGCGCGGACGTCGAACTGGACTACGCCGAGTCGACGGTCCGGGTCTCGGTCCGCGACGACGGCGTGGGCGCGGGAGTGGGCACCGACGGCACCACCACCGGCTACGGCCTGCTCGGACTGCGCGAACGCGCCGAACACCTCGGCGGCGAAGTCGCCTTCACCTCCACCCCCGGCCACGGCAGTGCCCTGAGCATGGAGATCCCCGGATGA
- a CDS encoding glycosyltransferase produces the protein MSVLWGVSFDATPLSGVVVEFLKTARRFAARGHRVHLDLGYDIKADKGAFFRPYRDEAQLLPGWVTLDRVEGVEDIRGYDREFVDRVLTRMVQAGDDTLRPEIDRVAGELATRIVATWERLGVTMVMVENGTLPENVAYTEALYRAIGRYGARHRLGRFVFWRDHDLMWQSEPGIAKYGRFPYTGVPAPRNSPHIHYFALHEQALARTLEWVPGLPNIDVLPNSFTIAPARIDERNAAFRRDHGIPEDVPLLARITRIIPQKRLDRDLHLLSLLPGVWLFVAGDVGEAPAEHARLAGLATRLGVRDRVVFGGWLTPYDTALPGRYSVRDLLAHATVVSFLTSYDYESYGNPVSEAIASGTPYVTSGYELYDVVYGSFRAPVLDIRARDLPDEAFAREVAELITDEGKRAEVVRANSELGQARFGTRVVDDLVDRLYPPPMGAGTRLSVVLPVYNEAANLPEVLRTLHDQRALDKNLYEVVLVDNNSTDDTVAIAHAFAAAHPDLALHVIHEPEQGVSCARRAGMDFAAARSRNRPDSDPGDRFYLVSADADCRVDAHWLSELSAAMESSKAAIGVCDYYYDAGHFTGRPRLWDAIQRTLRCRAVTFALFGGFPDGKGFAVERDAYERAGGIEIFYQLQDGKFVNHLSDDWDFGIKVAGGGDAITYAPRSRVEINPRRVDHAIDEVITGRAYGSDGIIVMRDIRPSAPSVPAGLDLTEAEARQAWEFSIKDFTPKNTILPVLLTPALLEDDAVIAFFGAGLAARLARRIAEIRDEMRVADFTPIHSYKTPSYRLYFEFADELFACLRRHVGEDIGHPPPLPPCLAAVPAERFAEFVRYYCEDRESGEAHNYFGNGGVF, from the coding sequence ATGTCAGTGCTCTGGGGCGTGTCCTTCGACGCCACCCCGCTGTCCGGGGTCGTGGTGGAGTTCCTCAAGACGGCGCGGCGCTTCGCCGCTCGCGGGCACCGCGTCCACCTCGATCTCGGATACGACATCAAGGCCGACAAGGGCGCCTTCTTCCGGCCCTACCGCGACGAGGCGCAGCTGCTGCCCGGGTGGGTCACCCTCGACCGCGTCGAGGGCGTCGAGGACATCCGTGGGTACGACCGCGAGTTCGTCGACCGGGTGCTCACCCGGATGGTCCAGGCCGGAGACGACACGCTGCGCCCGGAGATCGACCGCGTCGCCGGTGAGCTGGCGACGCGGATCGTGGCCACCTGGGAACGCCTCGGCGTGACCATGGTGATGGTGGAAAACGGGACCCTGCCGGAAAACGTGGCCTACACCGAAGCGCTGTACCGGGCGATCGGCCGCTACGGCGCCCGGCACCGGCTCGGCCGGTTCGTGTTCTGGCGCGACCACGACCTGATGTGGCAGAGCGAACCCGGGATCGCCAAGTACGGCCGGTTCCCGTACACGGGCGTCCCCGCGCCGCGGAACTCCCCGCACATCCACTACTTCGCGCTGCACGAACAGGCTCTGGCGCGGACCCTGGAGTGGGTGCCGGGCCTGCCGAACATCGACGTCCTGCCCAACAGTTTCACGATCGCCCCGGCCCGGATCGACGAGCGCAACGCGGCTTTCCGGCGTGACCACGGCATTCCCGAGGACGTCCCGCTGCTGGCCCGGATCACGCGGATCATCCCGCAGAAGCGCCTCGACCGGGACCTCCACCTCCTGTCCCTGCTGCCGGGAGTGTGGCTGTTCGTCGCCGGCGACGTCGGCGAAGCGCCGGCCGAGCACGCCCGGCTCGCCGGCCTGGCGACGCGGCTCGGCGTGCGCGACCGCGTCGTGTTCGGTGGCTGGCTGACCCCGTACGACACGGCCCTGCCCGGCCGGTACTCCGTGCGCGACCTCCTCGCGCACGCGACGGTCGTGTCGTTCCTGACCTCCTACGACTACGAGAGCTACGGCAACCCGGTCAGCGAGGCGATCGCGTCCGGGACGCCGTACGTGACCAGCGGGTACGAGCTGTACGACGTCGTCTACGGCAGCTTTCGGGCTCCCGTGCTGGACATCCGGGCCCGCGACCTGCCGGACGAGGCGTTCGCCCGCGAAGTCGCCGAGCTGATCACCGACGAAGGGAAGCGGGCGGAAGTGGTGCGGGCGAACTCGGAACTCGGGCAGGCGCGGTTCGGTACGCGGGTCGTCGACGACCTGGTCGACCGGCTGTACCCGCCGCCGATGGGGGCGGGTACGCGGCTGAGCGTCGTGTTGCCGGTGTACAACGAGGCCGCGAACCTCCCGGAGGTGCTGCGGACCCTGCACGACCAGCGCGCCTTGGACAAGAATCTGTACGAGGTCGTGCTCGTCGACAACAACTCCACCGATGACACCGTGGCCATCGCGCACGCCTTCGCGGCCGCGCACCCCGACCTGGCCCTGCACGTGATCCACGAGCCGGAACAGGGCGTTTCGTGCGCCCGGCGGGCCGGGATGGACTTCGCCGCGGCGCGCAGCAGGAACCGGCCCGACAGCGACCCGGGCGATCGGTTCTACCTCGTGTCGGCCGACGCGGACTGCCGCGTCGACGCGCACTGGCTGAGCGAACTGTCCGCCGCGATGGAGTCGAGCAAGGCCGCGATCGGCGTCTGCGACTACTACTACGACGCCGGGCACTTCACCGGGCGGCCACGGCTCTGGGACGCGATCCAGCGGACGCTGCGCTGCCGTGCTGTCACCTTCGCCCTCTTCGGCGGTTTCCCCGACGGCAAGGGCTTCGCCGTCGAGCGCGACGCCTACGAGCGCGCCGGCGGCATCGAGATCTTCTACCAGCTGCAGGACGGCAAGTTCGTCAACCACCTCTCCGACGACTGGGACTTCGGGATCAAGGTCGCCGGCGGCGGCGACGCGATCACCTACGCGCCGCGCTCGCGGGTCGAGATCAACCCGCGGCGCGTCGACCACGCCATCGACGAGGTCATCACCGGCCGGGCCTACGGCTCGGACGGCATCATCGTCATGCGCGACATCCGGCCGTCGGCGCCCTCGGTGCCGGCCGGCCTCGACCTCACCGAAGCGGAAGCCCGGCAGGCGTGGGAGTTCTCGATCAAGGACTTCACCCCGAAGAACACCATCCTGCCGGTGCTGCTGACCCCGGCCCTGCTGGAGGACGACGCCGTCATCGCGTTCTTCGGCGCCGGCCTGGCCGCGCGGCTCGCCCGGCGGATCGCCGAGATCCGCGACGAGATGCGCGTCGCCGACTTCACGCCGATCCACAGCTACAAGACGCCGTCGTACCGGCTGTACTTCGAGTTCGCCGACGAACTGTTCGCGTGCCTGCGGCGGCACGTCGGCGAAGACATCGGCCACCCGCCGCCGCTGCCGCCGTGCCTGGCGGCGGTTCCGGCCGAGCGGTTCGCGGAGTTCGTCCGCTACTACTGCGAGGACCGCGAGTCGGGGGAAGCCCACAACTACTTCGGCAATGGAGGCGTGTTCTGA
- a CDS encoding response regulator, translating to MTPVRVLLVDDQALFREALATLLATHDDIDVVGEAGNGDEALSRAAELAPDVVLMDLRMPVLDGVAATRRLRAEHPETRVIALTTFDDDEDVFAALRAGAVGYLLKDVSSARLVEAVLAAARGESVLQPSVAAKVVARFAQLPDTPESRPQPLVVPLSDRELEVLRLLAGGRSNREIAATLFLAEGTVKNHVTNVLGKLGARDRTQAALRARDLGLLRP from the coding sequence ATGACGCCGGTCCGCGTCCTGCTGGTCGACGACCAGGCCCTCTTCCGCGAAGCCCTGGCCACTCTGCTCGCCACCCACGACGACATCGACGTCGTCGGCGAAGCGGGCAACGGCGACGAAGCCCTGAGCCGGGCGGCCGAGCTCGCTCCCGACGTCGTCCTGATGGACCTGCGCATGCCCGTGCTCGACGGTGTCGCCGCGACGCGGCGGCTTCGCGCCGAACACCCGGAGACGCGGGTGATCGCGCTGACCACCTTCGACGACGACGAGGACGTCTTCGCCGCCCTGCGCGCGGGCGCGGTCGGGTACCTGCTCAAGGACGTCTCGTCCGCGCGGCTGGTCGAGGCGGTGCTGGCCGCCGCGCGCGGGGAGTCGGTGCTGCAGCCGTCCGTCGCCGCGAAGGTCGTCGCGCGGTTCGCCCAGCTGCCCGACACGCCGGAGTCTCGCCCGCAGCCGCTGGTGGTGCCGTTGTCCGACCGGGAGCTGGAGGTCCTGCGCCTGCTCGCCGGCGGGCGCAGCAACCGCGAAATCGCCGCGACGCTGTTCCTCGCCGAAGGCACGGTCAAGAACCACGTGACGAACGTGCTGGGCAAGCTCGGCGCCCGCGACCGCACCCAGGCCGCGCTGCGGGCCCGGGACCTCGGCCTGCTCCGGCCATGA